The following coding sequences lie in one Aspergillus luchuensis IFO 4308 DNA, chromosome 8, nearly complete sequence genomic window:
- a CDS encoding aminopeptidase P family protein (BUSCO:EOG09261XGL;~COG:E;~EggNog:ENOG410PH1D;~InterPro:IPR000994,IPR029149,IPR036005,IPR007865;~MEROPS:MER0013463;~PFAM:PF05195,PF00557;~go_function: GO:0030145 - manganese ion binding [Evidence IEA];~go_function: GO:0070006 - metalloaminopeptidase activity [Evidence IEA]), translating into MMMSTCKAAIRQWPRCLRRQAPRISLSHLSRPVLQQPALRRTYASISAAELKFGQPLHETHPHILEPGELTPGITALEYAQRRSRLANKLPKYAVAVLAAAEVTYRASGIFNEYRQDSNFFYLTGFNEPNALAVIANDGSGNNHLFHLYCREKDAKAELWDGARSGTRAAIDVFNADESGDIERIGDLLPKILADATEIYTDIPAFNPGRSSLHRYLYGPTGASEKLKKIVDHRKVKPLRSILNEMRVFKSEDEVVQLRRVGQASGRAFTESMRQTFSKEKDLTAFLEYNFKRNGCDNSAFVPVVAGGSNALSIHYTRNDDVLRDGDMVLVDGGGEAGTYISDITRTWPVNGKFSDPQRDLYNAVLNVHRSCVSLCREDAGLSLDRLHSVAETGLRDQLIQLGFDVSGGAMGILFPHHLGHYIGLDVHDCSGYSRGYNLKAGQCITVEPGIYVPDDERWPARFRGIGIRIEDSVCVGDDSPIVLTTEAVKEVDDIEALRD; encoded by the exons atgatgatgtcgacatgCAAAGCAGCCATTCGCCAATGGCCTCGTTGCCTTCGTCGCCAGGCACCTCGAATCTCCCTTTCGCATCTTAGCCGGCCGGTGCTCCAACAGCCTGCTCTTCGCCGTACTTACGCTTCGATCTCCGCCGCGGAGCTCAAATTCGGCCAACCGCTACACGAGACACACCCCCATATACTGGAGCCCGGAGAGC TGACACCCGGAATAACGGCTCTCGAGTATGCCCAGCGCCGATCTCGTCTCGCGAACAAACTACCCAAGTATGCCGTCGCTgtgctggctgctgctgaggttACCTACCGGGCTTCGGGCATCTTCAATGAATACCGACAAGACTCGAATTTCTTTTACTTGACCG GGTTTAACGAACCTAATGCGCTGGCTGTCATCG CGAACGACGGATCCGGGAACAACCATCTCTTCCACCTTTATTGCAGGGAGAAGGATGCGAAGGCGGAACTTTGGGACGGTGCTCGTTCCGGTACCCGCGCGGCGATTGATGTCTTCAATGCGGATGAA TCCGGTGACATCGAACGTATTGGGGACCTTCTTCCTAAGATCCTTGCGGATGCGACAGAAATCTACACCGACATTCCCGCTTTCAACCCTGGACGGTCATCTCTGCATCGGTACCTCTATGGTCCTACGGGAGCTTCCGAAAAGCTCAAGAAGATAGTCGACCACCGCAAGGTTAAGCCTTTGCGCTCCATCCTCAATGAAATGAGAGTCTTTAAGAGCGAGGACGAGGTCGTGCAGTTGCGTCGTGTTGGACAGGCTTCTGGAAGGGCGTTTACGGAGTCTATGAGGCAGACGTTCTCCAAGGAAAAAGATCTGACTGCTTTCTTGGAGTATAACTTCAAGCGCAATGGCTGCGATAACAGCGCCTTTGTCCCAGTGGTTGCAGGCGGTTCT AACGCCCTGAGCATCCACTACACGAGAAACGATGACGTTTTGAG GGACGGGGATATGGTTCTAGTTGACGGAGGTGGT GAGGCAGGCACTTACATCTCCGATATCACGCGAACCTGGCCAGTGAACGGCAAATTCTCTGACCCTCAGCGTGACTTGTACAATGCCGTGCTGAATGTGCATCGCAGCTGTGTCTCGCTATGCCGCGAAGATGCTGGGCTCAGCCTGGACCGGCTGCATAGCGTTGCGGAGACCGGCCTGCGAGACCAGTTGATACAACTTGGATTCGATGTTTCCGGCGGC GCCATGGGCATTCTCTTCCCTCACCACCTGGGCCATTATATTGGCCTGGACGTGCACGACTGCTCTGGGTATTCCCGAGGGTACAATCTCAAGGCAGGCCAATGTATCACTGTGGAGCC TGGCATCTACGTTCCAGATGATGAGCGGTGGCCGGCACGGTTCCGGGGCATTGGCATCCGGATTGAAGACAGTGTTTGTGTTGGAGATGACAGTCCCATTGTATTGACCACGGAGGCAGTTAAAGAG GTCGATGATATCGAGGCCCTTCGTGACTAA
- a CDS encoding phosphotransferase family protein (COG:S;~EggNog:ENOG410PNJC;~InterPro:IPR011009,IPR002575,IPR008266;~PFAM:PF01636;~go_function: GO:0004672 - protein kinase activity [Evidence IEA];~go_process: GO:0006468 - protein phosphorylation [Evidence IEA]) — translation MSDINHQTYHTRLEQIQRIAQHHSLQITTITPIAYQELGPCPYNNFIYKLELSQPPSSTSFPPPNPHTTSPLDETTTTYILRMSNPLAMGINPHASRIENEIAAMSLACQGLESHRPGLRSLIPKIYTFCSKPTTHPDDLPWTLMEYKSGVPLDEFFPSQSETAKKSIIEQVADILAGLRKCPLPEGITYGGLALSSTDGGIISAEMTTTNGGPWSTYAGLLKARLRHELHDADSSPIINGWRSNGIRDRLDTLIDRFSLSGLLSDPDTKSLIHGDLTMNNILIDPTTCKLTALIDFDFACIAHPAHEFLVSLQDLGGNVMGPYGEDPTEGRLAQALLSGDFSDGDIPGELWWIGKTFNACLVERGVARPSDIGGMEVLCRWRGLELCMCPFHLAAEFIVKRMSEEARKGAREGAEGEVVERMEGLEGFL, via the exons ATGTCCGACATCAACCACCAAACCTACCACACCCGCCTCGAGCAAATCCAGCGCATCGCACAACACCACTCCCTCCAAATCACCACGATCACCCCAATCGCATACCAAGAACTCGGCCCCTGTCCCTACAACAACTTCATCTACAAGCTCGAACTATCCCAACCCCCTTCAAGCACCTcattcccacccccaaacccccacaccacctccccactAGAcgaaacaacaacaacatacaTCCTCCGAATGAGCAACCCCCTAGCAATGGGCATCAACCCACACGCCTCCCGCATCGAGAACGAAATCGCCGCCATGTCTCTCGCCTGTCAGGGCCTCGAATCACATCGACCCGGATTACGCTCTCTCATTCCCAAAATATATACCTTCTGCTCAAAGCCTACTACTCATCCAGATGACTTACCCTGGACACTAATGGAATACAAGTCCGGCGTACCACTAGACGagttcttcccttctcagtCCGAGACAGCCAAGAAATCCATCATCGAGCAAGTCGCAGATATACTCGCTGGACTCCGGAAATGTCCACTCCCGGAGGGAATCACCTACGGTGGACTCGCTCTATCCTCCACCGACGGCGGAATCATCAGTGCGGAGATGACCACCACGAATGGCGGACCGTGGTCTACATATGCGGGGCTCCTCAAGGCACGCCTACGGCACGAGCTACACGATGCCGATTCTAGCCCCATCATCAACGGATGGCGAAGTAATGGCATCCGAGACCGTCTCGACACCCTCATCGACAGATTCTCCCTCTCTGGCCTTCTTTCGGACCCTGATACCAAATCCCTCATCCACGGTGACTTGA CAATgaacaacatcctcatcgacccCACCACATGCAAACTCACAGCCCTCATCGACTTCGACTTCGCCTGTATCGCACACCCCGCTCATGAGTTCCTCGTCTCGCTTCAGGATCTAGGCGGTAATGTAATGGGTCCTTACGGGGAGGATCCGACGGAGGGGAGGTTGGCGCAGGCTCTGCTTTCTGGGGATTTTAGCGATGGTGATATTCCTGGTGAGCTATGGTGGATTGGGAAGACGTTTAATGCTTGTTTGGTGGAACGGGGGGTGGCACGGCCTAGTGATATCGGTGGAATGGAGGTGCTGTGTCGGTGGCGTGGGCTGGAGCTGTGCATGTGTCCATTTCATTTAGCTGCGGAGTTTATTGTGAAGAGGATGAGTGAGGAGGCGCGGAAGGGGGCGAGAGAGGGGGCTGAGGGGGAGGTtgtggagaggatggaggggttaGAAGGGTTTTTGTAG
- a CDS encoding pyridoxamine 5'-phosphate oxidase family protein (COG:C;~EggNog:ENOG410PNH4;~InterPro:IPR024747,IPR012349;~PFAM:PF12900), which yields MGRTLTYPKRPSNTVNRYKHRATYDLGAIHEIINSTQVLHVSFSPGPSEPFPAILPMIGQMGSFDYPSAGIDEPLDCYLHGYVSSRIMNLARDAEGEGLPICVAASKVDGLILSLTPNSHSYNYRSAILQGYAKLVTDEAEKLYAMQLITNSVLSDRWAHTRVPPDRAEMSSTVILKVKIVSGSGKIRDGSVSDEKKDTGSEEITNRVWTGVVPVWETFGEPIPSTGNKVPEVPSYVKSFVAAKNDGNRAYAEKAVGIELPQEEQH from the exons ATGGGAAGGACCTTAACATACCCCAAGCGGCCCTCGAACACAGTTAACCGCTACAAGCATCGAG CAACCTATGACCTGGGTGCCATTCATGAAATCATCAACTCTACCCAAGTTCTCCATGTATCCTTCAGCCCTGGACCATCGGAGCCCTTCCCTGCAATCCTGCCTATGATCGGACAAATGGGATCATTCGACTACCCTTCAGCTGGCATCGACGAACCCCTTGACTGTTATCTCCATGGCTATGTCAGCTCCCGCATCATGAACTTGGCTCGAGAtgccgaaggagaaggactACCCATCTGCGTGGCTGCTAGCAAGGTCGACGGGTTGATCTTGTCTCTGACACCGAACTCCCATAGCTACAACTATCGATCTGCAATTCTCCAAGGTTATGCTAAGTTGGTTACTGACGAAGCCGAGAAACTTTACGCCATGCAGCTGATCACCAACTCGGTGCTCTCGGATCGTTGGGCGCATACGCGTGTTCCACCAGACCGTGCTGAGATGTCCTCGACCGTTATCCTCAAGGTTAAAATTGTGAGCGGCAGTGGTAAGATTCGAGATGGTAGCGTCTcggacgagaagaaagatACAGGCAGTGAAGAGATCACGAATCGAGTTTGGACTGGTGTTGTCCCTGTTTGGGAGACATTTGGCGAGCCTATTCCTAGTACGGGGAACAAGGTTCCTGAAGTACCAAGCTATGTGAAGTCATTTGTTGCTGCAAAGAACGATGGAAATCGTGCTTATGCGGAGAAGGCCGTGGGAATTGAGCTGCCACAAGAGGAGCAACATTGA
- a CDS encoding SIR2 family NAD-dependent protein deacylase (COG:B,K;~EggNog:ENOG410PHX8;~InterPro:IPR026590,IPR026591,IPR027546,IPR029035, IPR003000;~PFAM:PF02146;~go_function: GO:0036054 - protein-malonyllysine demalonylase activity [Evidence IEA];~go_function: GO:0036055 - protein-succinyllysine desuccinylase activity [Evidence IEA];~go_function: GO:0070403 - NAD+ binding [Evidence IEA]): MAPPAIPAADLSSFTTYLKGCRRVIALLGAGISASSGLPTFRGAGGLWRSYDATDLATPEAFDANPDLVWQFYSYRRHMALKAQPNRAHYALAELARKNKDFITLSQNVDGLSQRARHPPHQLHLLHGSLFTVKCTSFYCSYSREDFTDPIVPALALPKKLEPSATDKTGEEASQSISNALGNNEDVEADVSDERVPLSAVPYEELPHCPECKDGLLRPGVVWFGESLPLHTIDYVDEWLNKGNVDLILVVGTSSRVYPAAGYVDKARSRGARVAVVNMDRNDVGSSGLKPGDWFFEGDAGTIVPEILKGVIGDI, translated from the exons ATGGCTCCTCCGGCTATCCCCGCAGCAGACCTCAGCTCTTTCACCACCTACCTGAAAGGCTGCAGGCGAGTAATTGCGTTATTAGGCGCCGGTATTTCTGCATCATCAGGTCTTCCCACTTTTCGAGGAGCCGGTGGTCTATGGCGATCCTACGACGCGACAGACCTCGCAACGCCCGAGGCGTTCGATGCCAACCCAGACTTAGTATGGCAGTTTTACAGTTATCGGAGGCATATGGCCCTAAAGGCACAGCCCAACCGAGCGCATTATGCTCTGGCTGAGCTTGCCCGAAAGAACAAGGATTTCATCACATTGAGCCAGAACGTGGATG GCCTTTCGCAACGAGCTAGGCACCCGCCGCATCAacttcaccttcttcacgGCTCCCTCTTCACAGTGAAATGCACATCATTCTACTGCAGCTATTCCCGCGAAGACTTTACCGACCCAATTGTCCCCGCTCTCGCTTTGCCAAAGAAGCTAGAACCATCCGCAACAGATAAAACGGGCGAAGAGGCTTCTCAATCCATTTCTAATGCACTAGGGAACaatgaggatgtggaggctGATGTGTCGGACGAGCGTGTTCCTCTTTCCGCAGTGCCTTATGAAGAGCTCCCCCACTGCCCGGAGTGCAAAGACGGGCTTCTACGCCCTGGGGTGGTGTGGTTCGGAGAGAGTCTCCCATTACATACAATTGATTACGTGGACGAATGGTTGAACAAAGGGAATGTTGACTTGATACTGGTGGTAGGTACGAGTTCGAGGGTATACCCTGCAGCAGGATATGTGGATAAGGCTCGCAGTAGAGGAGCTAGAGTGGCAGTGGTAAATATGGACCGCAACGATGTTGGCTCTTCCGGATTGAAGCCTGGAGATTGGTTTTTTGAGGGTGATGCAGGTACAATTGTTCCGGAAATTTTGAAGGGGGTGATTGGCGATATATAA
- a CDS encoding uncharacterized protein (COG:D;~EggNog:ENOG410PMJR;~InterPro:IPR027417), whose amino-acid sequence MSDPLSITASVIAVLELAATTTRYLREIKHGAADRLQLRDELRSTTYLLEMLRDRIDDAEDAAVTLGMGKSILTESLVGLDGLLVLVQSVLQDIISRLCPQSKFGQRSLSLTWPFTKKEITEKLACLERLKSSLSLVLQNDLMKMVQSSHRELTEIGQKVSQTQLKDEEDLNERILLWLSPFPFRKQHDAILETVQAGTGGWFMKHEKVCNWLEGNISVLWCPGIPGAGKTRLMSIVVDTLEHKLASKNALCTYIYCNYGRRNEQTPVALLSSLLLQVLRHSKSGTVPSEISSLYDSHKKLGTRPTWKELFDIFTKMTFEYETTYIVIDALDEYSESENDALWFLSTISSIGSNVKIMCSSRFSTTFDAYFDSFEKVEISARDEDIELFLDSEISRLPTLSSLSKHLRAEPDLRRHIIVSITGECQGMFLLAKLHLESLLPKINRKAVRLALASLPGTLNDTYSDALKRIREQPAEMVELAELVLLWVICARQNLTVMQLQHMYAMLELSEEMALEDDDLPDGDVLTAACGGLITVDKESQTINVIHYTAQQYFEISLAPKLMAARVNLTKISLAYLVLLNFSTGFCTSDTTMAQRLREYPFIEYAAKHWGSEVNLIDAGEILPDLERLWSNPVAVEMTSQVWSLSSARYPS is encoded by the exons ATGAGCGACCCTCTGAGTATCACCGCAAGTGTAATTGCCGTCCTTGAACTGGCAGCCACCACAACCCGCTATCTCAGGGAAATCAAACATGGAGCAGCAGACCGACTCCAGTTGCGGGATGAGCTACGAAGCACCACCTACCTACTCGAAATGCTCAGAGACCGTattgatgatgctgaggaTGCGGCCGTAACTTTAGGCATGGGGAAGTCCATATTGACCGAGTCTCTTGTGGGTCTTGATGGTCTCCTCGTTCTTGTTCAGAGTGTGCTGCAAGACATCATCTCTCGGCTCTGCCCGCAATCAAAATTCGGTCAACGATCGTTGTCTTTGACTTGGCCATTCACCAAAAAGGAAATCACGGAGAAGCTGGCTTGCCTGGAGCGCCTAAAGAGTAGTCTCAGTCTCGTCTTGCAGAATGACCTGAT GAAAATGGTGCAGTCATCGCATAGAGAACTTACAGAAATCGGGCAGAAGGTCAGCCAAACACAATTgaaagacgaggaagatctAAACGAGAGGATCTTGCTCTGGCTTAgcccctttcccttccgtAAGCAACATGATGCAATCCTGGAGACCGTGCAGGCGGGAACTGGTGGCTGGTTTATGAAACACGAGAAAGTATGCAATTGGCTTGAAGGCAATATCAGCGTGCTTTGGTGTCCAGGAATAC CTGGCGCTGGTAAAACACGATTAAT GTCTATCGTTGTTGATACGCTCGAGCATAAGCTGGCCTCGAAAAACGCTCTCTGTACGTACATCTATTGTAATTATGGACGCCGAAACGAGCAGACCCCGGTTGCTCTTCTTTCaagcttgctgctgcaagtACTTCGACACTCGAAAAGCGGGACAGTGCCATCTGAAATATCCTCGCTTTATGATTCGCATAAAAAACTTGGTACCCGCCCTACCTGGAAGGAGTTATTCGATATATTCACCAAAATGACCTTCGAATATGAGACGACTTACATCGTGATCGATGCTCTAGACGAATACAGCGAAAGTGAGAATGATGCTTTGTGGTTTCTATCCACCATCAGTTCTATTGGCTCAAACGTTAAAATCATGTGTAGCTCACGTTTCTCCACAACCTTTGATGCATATTTCGATTCCTTTGAAAAGGTAGAAATTTCTGCTCGGGACGAAGACATTGAACTGTTCTTGGATTCGGAAATTTCACGGCTTCCCACGCTGTCGAGCCTATCCAAGCATCTTCGAGCCGAGCCAGACTTGAGAAGACACATCATTGTTTCCATCACGGGGGAGTGCCAGGGAAT GTTTCTTCTCGCAAAGCTACATCTCGAGTCGCTTCTCCCGAAAATCAACCGGAAGGCTGTGCGCTTGGCTTTGGCCTCTCTTCCAGGAACTTTGAATGATACTTACTCAGATGCCCTCAAAAGGATCCGTGAGCAGCCCGCCGAGATGGTGGAGCTAGCAGAGCTCGTTCTGCTCTGGGTTATCTGCGCCCGTCAGAACCTCACAGTTATGCAGCTTCAACATATGTATGCCATGCTGGAGCTATCGGAGGAGATGGCTCTTGAAGACGACGACCTCCCAGACGGAGATGTCCTCACCGCAGCTTGTGGAGGTCTCATTACGGTTGATAAAGAGTCGCAAACCATCAATGTTATCCACTACACCGCCCAACAATACTTTGAAATTTCCCTTGCGCCGAAGTTGATGGCTGCCCGAGTGAATCTCACAAAAATTAGCTTGGCGTATCTGGTGCTGCTGAACTTCTCGACTGGCTTCTGTACCAGTGATACCACCATGGCACAGCGTCTGAGAGAGTATCCCTTCATTGAGTATGCCGCCAAGCATTGGGGCTCAGAGGTGAACCTTATCGATGCAGGCGAGATTTTGCCAGACCTCGAACGGCTTTGGTCTAATCCTGTGGCGGTTGAAATGACTAGTCAAGTGTGGAGTCTGTCAAGCGCTCGCTATCCCAGCTGA
- a CDS encoding putative SNF2 family helicase/ATPase (COG:K,L;~EggNog:ENOG410QDFW;~InterPro:IPR038718,IPR000330,IPR027417,IPR014001, IPR001650;~PFAM:PF00176,PF00271,PF04851;~go_function: GO:0005524 - ATP binding [Evidence IEA]), which yields MAKESDAPADPFTPRRPQEQPHRPMSHHPEFGKPSPIRPVHHQSHHSSNPFNIPKPNQQRPEHHRHQPRPQNPAHNGAPQYRPPTTPGPNNFSTPRREGFDPFKPVRPSAYNNNRFSRPVESGAVEIRRPENFTFNTPRAPKTFFASKPSAVKMTNASKNLRNFVDLTGEGGFTPSARSRGPGFGSMDVNGYVDTAKANENIKALLEGAFEDEDEKEPKSKSKKKKDKKNKKKKNKEKKQEKSEKKSQEKESDADIDDLAAQLGTVTVQESNTADESTDESETESNKSPVKQKVKEVVEVKEVAEKDVSEVESENEEDDDEEEEEEEEEEDDGTVEGLKVKLLPHQREGVNWMCDKETGRKKTKGVLPKGGILADDMGLGKTVQAIALMLSNRKPADGLRRPLADDEDEDASSDDEEEKENRKLPAGLSKTTLVVAPLALIKQWESEISDKVERSHRMRVLVYHGNARAKGTDKLEDYDVVITTYGTLTSEHSAKDKNNKKSPIFSVYWYRIILDEAHTIKNRNAKATQAAYSLDAEYRWCLSGTPMQNNLDELQSLIKFLRIKPFNDLAAWKEQIMKPIANGRGGLAIERLQIYLKIFMKRRTKDILKQNDNLKPGKDGEKKSSGFHIVKREVIKVEADFMPGEMNFYQRLEQRTENSLEKMMGGEKVDYAGALVLLLRLRQSCNHPDLVKSDLAQDKDVLLQNGQSGSQKPAKNDELDSMADLFGALSVVSKKCDICQMDLKKEEASGGNSRCKECEVALNADLTDTGKKKKSGRRSIIDLTESPSAHRGEPQVIRRRNRRVVLDSDDEEEDDGEWLVPEDQRGKSSLGTAGGTDDEDAEGGGEWLNSDDSDSDDDGPESPSRKPTGISRRSPEVESDDDDIYLNAGDDDNKILPSTKIRRLMKILRRESSDHKFIVFSVFTSMLDKIEPFLKRTGIGYARYDGGMRNDHREACLNKLRNNSGTRVLLCSLRAGALGLNLTAASRVVILEPFWNPFVEEQAIDRVHRLNQTVDVKIYKMIIKGTVEERIIDLQDRKRELANVTIEGKTAAAKLTMKDMMALFGKDAEARYNGDPDLDLNQTTKLLNSGADSASGSTYASETQTSGSRDRSRQQAKRSSRGEDSVYGRRW from the exons ATGGCCAAAGAAAGCGACGCCCCTGCGGACCCCTTCACGCCTAGAAGGCCGCAAGAACAACCCCATCGTCCTATGTCACATCATCCTGAGTTCGGAAAGCCATCTCCTATTCGCCCAGTGCATCATCAGAGTCACCACTCTAGCAACCCCTTCAACATCCCTAAACCGAACCAGCAACGTCCGGAGCATCACAGACATCAGCCCCGGCCGCAAAATCCTGCCCACAATGGTGCCCCGCAATATCGTCCCCCCACTACTCCAGGGCCTAATAACTTCTCAACCCCCAGAAGAGAAGGGTTTGATCCATTTAAGCCCGTTAGACCGTCCGcgtacaacaacaaccgctTCTCCCGTCCCGTCGAAAGTGGAGCTGTTGAGATTCGACGCCCAGAGAACTTCACGTTCAATACACCCCGTGCCCCCAAGACATTCTTCGCCTCGAAGCCCTCTGCCGTTAAGATGACGAACGCATCGAAGAACCTGAGGAACTTTGTCGACTTGACTGGTGAGGGTGGTTTTACGCCAAGTGCACGATCTCGAGGCCCGGGATTTGGCTCTATGGATGTCAACGGTTATGTAGACACGGCCAAGGCGAATGAGAATATCAAGGCTCTGTTGGAGGGTGCttttgaggatgaagatgagaaggaacCCAAgtcgaagagcaagaagaagaaggacaagaagaataagaagaagaagaacaaggaaaagaagcaagaGAAGTCCGAGAAGAAGTCCCAGGAGAAGGAGTCGGACGCTGACATCGATGATCTTGCTGCCCAGTTGGGAACTGTAACTGTACAGGAATCCAATACTGCGGATGAGAGCACTGATGAATCGGAAACCGAGTCCAACAAGTCCCCTGTGAAGCAGAAGGTCAAGGAAGTCGTGGAAGTCAAGGAGGTGGCAGAGAAAGATGTTAGTGAAGTTGAATCGGagaatgaggaagatgacgatgaagaggaagaagaagaggaggaagaggaagatgatgggacaGTGGAAGGCTTGAAGGTCAAGTTACTGCCGCATCAGCGGGAAGGTGTCAATTGGATGTGCGACAAAGAGACTGGCcggaagaagaccaagggaGTGCTTCCCAAGGGTGGAATATTGGCAGACGACATGGGTCTCGGTAAAACTGTTCAAGCTATTGCTCTGATGCTATCCAACAGAAAGCCCGCCGATGGTCTTAGGCGGCCCTTGgctgatgacgaggacgaggatgcgagcagtgacgatgaagaagagaaagaaaaccgCAAACTACCGGCTGGACTGAGCAAGACGACTCTGGTCGTCGCTCCCCTAGCCCTGATCAAGCAGTGGGAGTCTGAGATAAGCGATAAGGTTGAACGCTCGCACAGAATGCGGGTTCTCGTATACCACGGAAACGCACGGGCTAAGGGCACGGACAAGCTTGAGGATTATGATGTGGTTATTACCACGTATGGCACCTTGACCTCGGAGCATAGTGCTAAggacaagaacaacaagaaatcccccatcttctccgtctACTGGTACCGGATCATCTTGGACGAAGCCCACACAATCAAGAACCGCAACGCAAAAGCAACACAGGCTGCCTACTCTTTGGATGCAGAGTACCGCTGGTGCCTTTCGGGAACGCCAATGCAGAACAACCTTGACGAACTGCAGAGCTTGATCAAATTCCTACGTATCAAGCCGTTCAATGACCTGGCGGCATGGAAAGAGCAAATTATGAAGCCAATAGCGAACGGCCGTGGAGGTCTCGCCATCGAGCGTTTGCAGATCTATCTTAAGATCTTCATGAAGCGGCGCACGAAGGATATTCTGAAGCAGAATGACAACCTCAAGCCTGGCAAGgacggggagaagaagtcatcTGGCTTCCACATCGTCAAGCGAGAGGTTATCAAGGTCGAAGCGGACTTTATGCCGGGCGAGATGAACTTCTACCAGCGCCTAGAGCAGAGAACAGAAAACAGTctcgagaagatgatgggtggTGAGAAGGTCGACTATGCTGGCGCtttggtgttgctgttgcgtCTTCGGCAATCTTGCAATCACCCCGACCTTGTTAAGAGCGACCTTGCTCAGGATAAGGACGTTCTCCTGCAAAACGGGCAGTCCGGCAGCCAGAAACCCGCCAAAAATGATGAGCTGGACAGTATGGCAGACCTCTTCGGGGCACTGAGTGTTGTGTCCAAGAAGTGCGATATCTGCCAAATGGAtttgaagaaagaggaggcgtCTGGCGGTAACAGCAGGTGTAAAGAGTGCGAGGTTGCGTTGAATGCCGACCTGACTGATaccggcaagaagaagaagagcggtCGGAGGTCGATTATTGATCTAACAGAATCACCATCGGCCCACCGCGGAGAGCCGCAGGTCATCCGGCGGAGAAACAGACGAGTAGTATTAGAcagcgacgatgaagaggaggacgatggcgAGTGGCTTGTTCCAGAAGATCAGCGCGGAAAGTCGAGCCTTGGAACAGCTGGAGgcaccgatgatgaagacgcagagggtggtggtgaatggTTGAATTCGGACGATTCTGACAGTGACGACGATGGGCCTGAGTCTCCCTCTCGCAAGCCAACAGGCATCAGTCGCCGGAGCCCTGAGGTTGAGTctgacgatgacgacattTACCTGAATGCTGGAGACGATGATAACAAGATTCTGCCTTCGACGAAGATCCGGCGTCTAATGAAGATTCTGAGACGTGAGTCCTCAGACCACAAATTCATCGTCTTTTCGGTCTTCACCTCCATGCTTGACAAGATCGAGCCATTCCTGAAGCGCACCGGAATTGGATACGCACGATATGACGGAGGCATGCGGAACGACCATAGAGAAGCCTGTCTCAACAAGCTGCGGAACAACAGTGGCACAAGGGTCCTTCTCTGCAGTTTACGCGCTGGTGCGCTGGGACTGAACCTGACTGCCGCAAGTCGTGTGGTCATTCTAGAGCCCTTCTGGAATCCT TTCGTTGAAGAGCAGGCTATTGACCGAGTCCATCGTCTGAACCAGACCGTAGACGTCAAAATCTACAAGATGATCATCAAGGGTACCGTGGAGGAACGAATTATCGATCTGCAAGATCGCAAGCGCGAGCTGGCCAACGTTACCATTGAAGGCAAGACTGCAGCGGCCAAGCTAACGATGAAGGATATGATGGCTCTGTTTGGCAAGGACGCCGAAGCACGTTACAACGGCGACCCCGATCTCGACCTGAATCAGACAACGAAGCTGCTGAATTCCGGCGCTGATAGCGCCTCGGGCTCAACATATGCCAGTGAAACGCAGACCTCTGGCTCTCGTGATCGAAGCCGTCAACAGGCGAAACGGAGTTCTCGCGGTGAAGACTCGGTGTATGGTAGACGGTGGTAG